A region from the Candidatus Tenderia electrophaga genome encodes:
- a CDS encoding 3,4-dihydroxy-2-butanone 4-phosphate synthase (bifunctional enzyme DHBP synthase/GTP cyclohydrolase II-like protein; functions in riboflavin synthesis), which yields MALNSAEEVIAAIRQGEMVVLMDDEDRENEGDLIMAAQCVRAEDINFMARYARGLICLTLTRERCQQLRLPLMVADTNAKHATNFTVSIEAAEGVTTGISAADRARTVQAAVAEGAGAADIVQPGHIFPLMAQPGGVLSRAGHTEAGCDLARLADFEPASVIVEILNEDGSMARRPQLEVFAQQHGLKIGTVADLISYRLQHETTVERVAECRLPTEYGEFRLMAYQDYLGQGLHLVLQKGEIDPEQALLVRVHLADTLTDLLALQRGDTGLPLRVAMQRMQAEAAGVVVLLQHKDEPEALVKRIRDYQLQDRGVNLPRPPDATDLRDYGLGAQILSDLGVRKMRVMGAPRKLHGLSGFGLQVVEYV from the coding sequence ATGGCCTTAAATAGCGCTGAAGAAGTCATTGCGGCTATCCGCCAGGGCGAGATGGTGGTGTTGATGGATGATGAAGATCGCGAGAACGAAGGCGATCTGATCATGGCGGCCCAGTGCGTGCGTGCCGAGGATATCAACTTCATGGCCCGCTACGCCCGCGGCCTGATCTGCCTGACCCTGACGCGCGAACGTTGCCAACAGCTGCGCCTGCCGCTCATGGTGGCTGACACCAATGCCAAGCATGCCACCAATTTCACCGTTTCCATCGAGGCGGCGGAAGGGGTGACCACCGGCATCTCGGCGGCCGACCGCGCCCGCACCGTGCAGGCGGCGGTGGCCGAGGGGGCCGGCGCCGCGGACATCGTCCAGCCCGGTCATATCTTTCCGCTCATGGCCCAGCCGGGCGGGGTGTTGTCGCGCGCCGGCCATACCGAGGCGGGCTGCGATCTGGCGCGGCTGGCGGACTTCGAACCGGCCAGCGTCATTGTCGAGATCCTCAACGAGGACGGCAGCATGGCGCGCCGGCCGCAACTGGAGGTTTTCGCCCAACAACACGGCCTGAAGATCGGCACCGTGGCCGACCTGATCAGCTATCGCCTGCAGCACGAAACGACTGTGGAGCGGGTGGCCGAGTGCCGCCTGCCCACCGAATACGGCGAGTTCCGCCTAATGGCCTACCAGGATTACCTCGGTCAAGGGTTGCACTTGGTGCTGCAAAAGGGTGAGATCGATCCTGAACAGGCGCTCTTGGTGCGCGTCCACCTGGCCGATACCTTGACCGATCTGCTGGCGCTGCAGCGCGGCGACACCGGCCTGCCCCTGCGGGTGGCTATGCAGCGCATGCAGGCCGAGGCGGCCGGTGTGGTGGTGTTGCTGCAGCACAAGGACGAGCCGGAGGCGCTGGTCAAGCGCATCCGCGATTATCAGTTGCAGGACCGTGGTGTGAATCTGCCCCGGCCGCCGGATGCCACCGACCTGCGCGACTACGGCCTCGGCGCCCAGATCCTGTCCGACCTGGGGGTGCGCAAAATGCGCGTCATGGGGGCGCCGCGTAAATTGCACGGCCTGTCCGGTTTCGGCCTGCAAGTAGTGGAATACGTCTAG
- the ribH gene encoding 6,7-dimethyl-8-ribityllumazine synthase (RibE; 6,7-diimethyl-8-ribityllumazine synthase; DMRL synthase; lumazine synthase; beta subunit of riboflavin synthase; condenses 5-amino-6-(1'-D)-ribityl-amino-2,4(1H,3H)-pyrimidinedione with L-3,4-dihydrohy-2-butanone-4-phosphate to generate 6,6-dimethyl-8-lumazine (DMRL); riboflavin synthase then uses 2 molecules of DMRL to produce riboflavin (vitamin B12); involved in the last steps of riboflavin biosynthesis; forms a 60mer (icosahedral shell) in both Bacillus subtilis and Escherichia coli; in Bacillus subtilis this 60mer is associated with the riboflavin synthase subunit (alpha) while in Escherichia coli it is not) — MKDVNRIEGDFNAAGARVAIVAGRFNSFVVDQLVNGALDCLLRHGAKAKDIDIIQVPGAYELPLVVQRVAAKKKHDAIIAVGAVIRGGTPHFEYVAGECSKGLATVSLQHDVPVAFGVLTVDTIEQAVERSGTKAGNKGVEAAMSAIEMINVLKGVDQL, encoded by the coding sequence ATGAAAGATGTGAATAGAATCGAGGGTGATTTCAATGCGGCCGGCGCCCGCGTGGCCATCGTCGCCGGGCGCTTCAACAGCTTCGTGGTGGATCAACTGGTCAACGGCGCGTTGGATTGTCTGCTGCGCCACGGCGCCAAGGCCAAGGATATCGATATCATTCAGGTCCCCGGTGCCTACGAGTTGCCCTTGGTGGTGCAGCGCGTGGCGGCCAAGAAAAAACACGATGCCATCATCGCGGTCGGCGCCGTAATCCGCGGCGGCACGCCCCATTTCGAATACGTCGCCGGCGAATGCTCCAAAGGCTTGGCGACGGTATCCCTGCAACACGATGTGCCCGTGGCCTTCGGTGTGCTGACCGTGGACACCATTGAACAGGCGGTCGAGCGCTCAGGCACCAAGGCCGGCAACAAGGGTGTGGAAGCGGCCATGTCGGCCATCGAAATGATCAATGTGCTCAAGGGCGTTGATCAGCTCTAG
- a CDS encoding N utilization substance protein B codes for MSHARTMARRCAVQALYQWQITAHDVEDIYQQFMLERNMTKVDVAMFKELLSGVTRELEKLDASIQPYLDRDISEVDPVERAVLRLGTYELMYKPDVPYRVVINEALEAVKTFGAEQGHRYVNGVLDKVAQQLRQPEVQRRRS; via the coding sequence TTGAGTCACGCGCGTACCATGGCACGTCGCTGTGCCGTCCAGGCACTGTATCAGTGGCAGATCACCGCCCATGACGTGGAAGACATCTATCAGCAGTTCATGCTCGAACGCAACATGACCAAGGTCGATGTGGCGATGTTCAAGGAGCTGCTGTCCGGCGTGACCCGCGAGCTGGAAAAACTGGATGCAAGCATCCAGCCCTATCTCGATCGCGATATCTCCGAGGTGGACCCGGTGGAGCGCGCCGTGCTGCGCCTGGGTACCTATGAGCTGATGTACAAGCCCGATGTGCCCTATCGCGTTGTCATCAATGAGGCCCTGGAAGCGGTGAAGACCTTCGGCGCCGAGCAGGGCCATCGCTATGTCAACGGTGTGCTCGACAAGGTCGCCCAGCAGCTGCGCCAGCCGGAAGTCCAGCGTCGCCGCAGCTAG
- a CDS encoding phosphatidylglycerophosphatase, whose translation MGILTKRIPGLNLANPVHLLAFGFGSGVIPKAPGTWGTLVAVPLYVLLQGVSMAVYLSLVLALLLLGIWLCDVAARDLGVHDHPGIVWDEIVGYLITMIAAPAGWPWWLAGFVLFRLFDILKPWPISAIDKGVAGGLGIMLDDILAGLMALACLQLCAWLLL comes from the coding sequence ATCGGCATTTTGACTAAGCGTATTCCGGGTCTGAATCTGGCCAACCCCGTTCATCTGTTGGCCTTCGGGTTCGGCAGCGGGGTGATCCCCAAGGCGCCGGGAACCTGGGGGACCTTGGTGGCCGTGCCGCTGTATGTGTTGCTGCAGGGCGTGTCGATGGCGGTCTATCTGAGCCTGGTGTTGGCGTTACTGCTGCTGGGTATTTGGCTGTGCGACGTGGCGGCGCGGGACCTCGGCGTCCATGACCATCCCGGTATTGTCTGGGACGAAATCGTGGGCTATCTGATCACCATGATCGCGGCGCCGGCCGGCTGGCCGTGGTGGCTGGCGGGCTTCGTCCTGTTTCGCCTGTTCGACATTCTCAAACCCTGGCCCATCAGCGCCATTGACAAGGGCGTGGCTGGCGGCTTGGGTATTATGCTTGATGACATCCTGGCCGGCCTGATGGCCTTGGCCTGTCTACAGCTATGCGCCTGGCTGCTGCTCTGA